A single window of Helicobacter pylori NCTC 11637 = CCUG 17874 = ATCC 43504 = JCM 12093 DNA harbors:
- the folP gene encoding dihydropteroate synthase — translation MIVKRLNPDALKNALQKIGPEKIAQNHMHQKGVSFVFEIQHLPLSATLILKQEAISVGGDFATPRDCILAKEPFYDGVLIVSASQLERLIVKCHSQPFGLKHLAQELKSHLKAKKLNAPQIMAVLNLTPDSFYEKSRFDSKKALEEIYQLLEKGITLIDIGAASSRPQSEIIDPKIEQDRLKEILLEIKSQKLYQCAKFSIDTYHATTAQMALEHYFSVLNDVSGFNSAAMLEVAKDYKPTCILMHTQKTPKDMQENVFYHNLFDEMDRFFKEKLEVLEKYALQDIILDIGFGFAKLKEHNLALIKHLSHFLKFKKPLLVGASRKNTIGLITGREVQDRLAGTLSLHLMALQNGASVLRAHDIDEHIDLIKVFKSLEETD, via the coding sequence ATGATTGTAAAACGCCTTAACCCTGATGCGCTCAAAAACGCTCTGCAAAAAATAGGCCCAGAAAAGATCGCACAAAACCATATGCATCAAAAAGGCGTTAGCTTTGTTTTTGAGATCCAACATCTGCCCTTAAGCGCAACGCTCATTTTAAAGCAAGAGGCCATAAGCGTTGGGGGCGATTTCGCCACGCCAAGAGATTGTATTTTAGCTAAAGAGCCTTTTTATGATGGGGTGCTAATTGTGAGCGCTAGCCAATTAGAACGCCTTATTGTCAAGTGCCATTCCCAACCCTTTGGGCTTAAACATTTAGCGCAAGAATTAAAAAGTCACCTCAAAGCTAAAAAACTTAACGCTCCGCAGATCATGGCGGTTTTAAACCTGACTCCGGATAGCTTCTATGAAAAGAGCCGGTTTGATAGTAAAAAAGCGCTTGAAGAAATCTATCAATTGCTAGAAAAAGGTATCACGCTCATTGATATAGGTGCGGCCAGTTCAAGGCCACAGAGTGAAATCATTGATCCAAAAATAGAGCAAGATCGCTTAAAAGAAATTTTATTAGAGATCAAATCCCAAAAACTCTACCAATGCGCTAAATTCAGCATAGACACCTACCATGCCACAACCGCCCAAATGGCTTTGGAGCATTATTTTTCCGTCCTTAATGATGTGAGCGGTTTTAATAGCGCTGCAATGCTAGAAGTCGCAAAAGATTACAAGCCCACTTGCATTTTAATGCATACTCAAAAAACCCCCAAAGACATGCAAGAAAATGTTTTTTACCATAATTTATTTGATGAAATGGATCGCTTCTTTAAGGAAAAACTAGAGGTTTTAGAAAAATACGCGCTTCAAGATATTATTTTAGATATTGGGTTTGGATTCGCTAAATTAAAAGAGCATAATTTAGCCTTAATCAAGCATTTAAGCCATTTTCTCAAATTCAAAAAACCTTTATTGGTGGGAGCGAGTCGTAAAAACACGATCGGGCTTATCACCGGGCGTGAAGTTCAAGACCGGCTCGCCGGCACTTTGAGTTTGCATTTAATGGCGTTGCAAAATGGAGCGAGTGTTTTAAGAGCGCATGACATTGATGAGCATATCGATCTCATCAAGGTGTTTAAGAGTTTGGAAGAAACGGATTAA
- a CDS encoding DNA polymerase III subunit delta' yields MKNSNRLIYTDNLEESLEETASLFEHHIKFYTEIIEKDKKVIKTFNKDFKIEHAKEVLSKANLKHSELNAFLIAAPSYGTEAQNALLKILEEPPNNICFIMFAKSPNHVLATIKSRLIKEDKRQKIPLKPLDLDLSRLDLKDIYAFLKNLDKENFDSRENQREKIESLLESVNRHKIPLNEQELQAFDLAIKANSSYYKLSYNLLPLLLSLLSKKKTP; encoded by the coding sequence GTGAAAAACTCCAACCGCCTTATTTATACGGACAATCTTGAAGAGAGCCTAGAAGAGACTGCAAGCCTTTTTGAACACCACATTAAATTCTACACCGAGATCATTGAAAAAGATAAAAAAGTGATCAAAACTTTTAATAAGGATTTTAAAATAGAGCATGCCAAAGAAGTCCTATCCAAAGCCAACCTCAAACACAGCGAATTAAACGCTTTTTTAATCGCCGCTCCTAGCTATGGCACAGAAGCCCAAAACGCGCTTTTAAAAATCTTAGAAGAACCCCCGAATAACATTTGTTTTATCATGTTCGCTAAAAGCCCAAACCATGTGTTAGCCACCATTAAATCCCGCCTAATCAAAGAAGACAAACGCCAAAAAATCCCCCTAAAACCTTTAGATTTGGATTTATCAAGGCTGGATTTGAAAGATATTTACGCGTTTTTAAAAAATTTAGACAAAGAAAATTTTGATTCCAGAGAAAATCAGAGGGAAAAAATTGAAAGCCTGTTAGAGAGCGTTAACAGGCATAAGATCCCCTTAAACGAGCAAGAATTGCAAGCCTTTGATTTAGCGATTAAGGCTAACAGCTCTTATTACAAGCTCAGCTACAATCTTTTACCCCTACTTTTAAGCCTTTTATCTAAAAAGAAAACGCCATGA
- a CDS encoding HobA family DNA replication regulator yields MKNFYDWIKEFVRDQGEFIAQQSGWLELERSSYAKLIAQTISHVLNGGSLLVSTDSSRLWFLNYILSNLNPKDLKERPLLSVIDFNASSFYPKNDANLSLAAIEMTYQNPMFWHVGRVENEGLKTILLGKIPSFLWLFEELKEDCLLLKEHDSLLDYKLLQLFKLFENALFSVLYNKITL; encoded by the coding sequence ATGAAAAATTTCTACGACTGGATCAAGGAATTTGTGCGCGATCAAGGGGAGTTTATCGCCCAACAAAGCGGGTGGCTGGAATTAGAGCGATCAAGCTATGCCAAACTCATCGCGCAAACCATCTCGCATGTGCTTAATGGCGGATCGCTGTTGGTGAGCACTGATTCTTCTAGGCTCTGGTTTTTAAACTACATCCTTTCTAACCTAAACCCTAAAGATTTAAAAGAGCGCCCCTTATTGTCAGTCATTGATTTTAACGCTTCTTCTTTCTACCCTAAAAACGATGCGAATCTCTCTCTAGCCGCCATAGAGATGACTTATCAAAACCCCATGTTTTGGCATGTTGGGAGGGTTGAAAATGAAGGTTTGAAAACGATACTACTGGGTAAAATCCCTAGTTTTTTATGGCTTTTTGAAGAGCTTAAAGAAGATTGCTTGCTTTTAAAAGAGCATGACAGCTTGCTAGATTATAAATTATTGCAGCTCTTCAAACTCTTTGAAAACGCGCTTTTTAGCGTGCTATACAATAAGATTACTTTGTGA
- a CDS encoding aspartate kinase, whose product MLIVQKYGGTSMGSIERIHNVAQRVLESVELGHQVVVVVSAMSGETDRLLEFGKNFSHNPNKREMDRIVSTGEWISSAALSMALERYGHRAISLSGKEAGILTSSHFQNAVIQSIDTKRITELLEKNYIVVIAGFQGADIQGETTTLGRGGSDLSAVALAGALKAHLCEIYTDVDGVYTTDPRIEEKAQKIAQISYDEMLELASMGAKVLLNRSVELAKKLSVKLVTRNSFNHSEGTLIVAEKDFKGERMETPIVSGIALDKNQARVSMEGVEDRPGIAAEIFGALAEYRINVDMIVQTIGRDGKTDLDFTIVKTQIEETKQALKPFLAQMDSIDYDENIAKVSIVGVGMKSHSGVASIAFKALAKDNINIMMISTSEIKISVLIDIKYAELAVRTLHAVYQLDQ is encoded by the coding sequence GTGTTAATCGTTCAAAAATACGGCGGCACGAGCATGGGCAGCATAGAAAGGATCCACAATGTCGCTCAAAGGGTTTTAGAAAGCGTTGAATTAGGGCATCAAGTCGTGGTGGTGGTTTCAGCGATGAGCGGCGAAACCGACAGGCTTTTAGAATTTGGCAAGAATTTTAGCCATAACCCTAACAAGCGAGAAATGGATAGGATTGTGAGCACGGGGGAATGGATTTCAAGCGCGGCTTTGAGCATGGCGTTAGAAAGGTATGGGCATAGAGCCATTTCCTTGAGCGGGAAAGAAGCGGGCATTTTAACCAGCTCGCATTTTCAAAACGCCGTGATCCAATCCATTGACACCAAACGCATCACAGAGCTTTTAGAAAAAAACTACATCGTGGTGATCGCTGGGTTTCAAGGCGCTGACATTCAAGGCGAAACAACGACTTTAGGGCGTGGGGGGAGCGATTTGAGCGCGGTTGCTTTGGCCGGGGCTTTAAAAGCGCATTTGTGCGAAATCTATACGGATGTGGATGGCGTTTATACCACCGATCCGCGCATTGAAGAAAAGGCTCAAAAAATCGCACAAATCAGCTATGATGAAATGCTTGAACTGGCTTCTATGGGGGCTAAAGTTTTGTTAAACCGCTCGGTGGAATTAGCCAAAAAACTCAGCGTGAAGTTAGTGACTCGCAATTCGTTTAACCATAGTGAAGGCACGCTCATTGTGGCTGAAAAAGACTTTAAAGGAGAACGCATGGAAACCCCTATAGTGAGTGGGATCGCATTGGATAAAAATCAGGCTCGTGTGAGCATGGAGGGCGTGGAAGATCGGCCAGGCATTGCCGCTGAAATCTTTGGCGCTTTAGCGGAGTATCGCATTAATGTGGATATGATCGTCCAAACGATCGGCAGAGACGGCAAAACCGATTTGGATTTTACGATCGTTAAAACCCAAATAGAAGAAACCAAGCAAGCCTTAAAGCCTTTTTTAGCGCAAATGGATTCCATTGATTATGATGAAAATATCGCTAAAGTTTCCATAGTGGGCGTGGGCATGAAGTCGCATTCTGGGGTAGCGAGTATCGCTTTTAAAGCCCTAGCCAAAGACAATATCAATATCATGATGATTTCTACAAGCGAGATTAAAATTTCGGTTTTGATTGACATTAAATACGCTGAATTAGCTGTTAGAACTTTGCATGCGGTGTATCAATTAGATCAATGA
- a CDS encoding RNA pyrophosphohydrolase, translating to MLHKKYRPNVAAIIMSPDYPNACEVFIAERIDIEGAWQFPQGGIDEGETPLEALYRELLEEIGTNEIEILAQYPRWIAYDFPSNMEHKFYAFDGQKQRYFLVRLKHANNIDLNKHTPEFRAYQFIHLKDLLKKIVPFKRQVYRQVIAYFKKEGYL from the coding sequence ATGCTACATAAAAAATATCGTCCTAATGTTGCGGCCATTATCATGTCGCCAGACTACCCTAACGCATGCGAAGTTTTTATCGCCGAGCGCATAGATATTGAAGGGGCGTGGCAGTTCCCCCAAGGGGGCATTGATGAGGGCGAAACCCCTTTAGAAGCGCTTTATAGGGAATTACTAGAAGAAATTGGCACGAATGAAATAGAGATTTTGGCGCAATACCCCAGATGGATCGCCTATGATTTCCCAAGCAATATGGAGCATAAATTCTATGCGTTTGACGGGCAAAAACAACGCTATTTTTTAGTGCGCCTAAAGCATGCGAACAACATTGATTTGAACAAACACACGCCAGAATTTAGAGCCTATCAATTCATCCATCTTAAGGATTTGCTTAAAAAAATCGTTCCCTTCAAACGCCAAGTGTACCGCCAAGTCATCGCTTATTTCAAAAAAGAGGGGTATTTATAG
- a CDS encoding c-type cytochrome, which translates to MKKVIMALGVLAFANALMATDVKALAKGCAACHGVKFEKKALGKSKIVNMMSEAEIEKDLMDFKSGANKNPVMSAQAKKLSDEDIKALAKYIPTLK; encoded by the coding sequence ATGAAAAAGGTTATCATGGCTTTAGGCGTTTTAGCGTTCGCAAACGCTTTGATGGCAACAGATGTTAAAGCCCTTGCAAAAGGTTGTGCCGCTTGCCATGGGGTCAAGTTTGAGAAGAAAGCTTTAGGCAAAAGCAAAATCGTCAACATGATGAGTGAAGCGGAAATTGAAAAAGATCTTATGGATTTTAAAAGCGGTGCCAACAAGAATCCTGTCATGAGTGCGCAAGCTAAAAAATTAAGCGATGAAGACATCAAAGCTTTAGCCAAATACATCCCCACTCTCAAATAA
- the hemW gene encoding radical SAM family heme chaperone HemW: protein MILYIHIPFCENKCGYCAFNSYENKHGLKEEYTQALCLDLKHALSQTDEPIESIFIGGGTPNTLSVKAFERIFESIHHNARLSSDCEITTEANPELISKAWCQGLKDLGINRLSLGVQSFREDKLLFLERQHSKNIAPVIETILKSGIENVSIDLIYNTPLDNENSLKEELKLAKELPINHLSAYALSIEKNTNLEKNAKKPSCVDFDNVVREALEGFSFKQYEVSNYARNYQVKHNLAYWGAKDYLGCGAGAVGCVANERFFAKKLIENYIKDPLKRQVETLSEQDKRLEKLFLGLRCVLGVELSFLDKNKVKFLIEENKAFIKNNRLIASDFFMADEMALWLL from the coding sequence ATGATTTTATACATTCATATCCCCTTTTGTGAAAATAAATGCGGTTATTGCGCTTTCAATTCCTATGAAAACAAGCATGGGTTAAAAGAAGAATACACTCAAGCGTTATGCCTGGATCTAAAGCATGCGTTAAGCCAAACTGATGAACCAATTGAAAGTATTTTTATTGGCGGCGGCACGCCTAACACTTTGAGCGTGAAGGCTTTTGAAAGGATTTTTGAAAGCATTCACCACAATGCGCGCTTGAGCTCAGATTGTGAGATCACCACTGAAGCTAACCCCGAATTGATTTCTAAAGCTTGGTGTCAAGGCTTAAAAGATTTAGGGATCAACCGCTTGAGTTTAGGGGTGCAAAGTTTTAGGGAGGATAAATTGTTGTTTTTAGAGCGCCAACATTCTAAAAATATCGCTCCCGTGATAGAAACTATTTTAAAAAGCGGGATTGAAAATGTCAGCATTGATTTGATTTATAACACCCCATTAGACAATGAAAACTCTTTAAAAGAAGAATTAAAACTCGCTAAAGAACTCCCTATCAACCACTTGAGCGCTTATGCTTTGAGTATTGAAAAAAACACGAATTTAGAAAAAAACGCCAAAAAACCCTCATGCGTGGATTTTGACAATGTGGTGAGAGAGGCTTTAGAGGGCTTTTCTTTCAAGCAATACGAAGTGTCTAATTACGCTAGAAATTATCAAGTCAAACACAACTTGGCTTACTGGGGGGCTAAAGATTATTTAGGGTGTGGGGCTGGGGCTGTAGGCTGCGTGGCGAATGAGCGTTTTTTTGCAAAAAAACTCATAGAAAACTACATTAAAGACCCCCTAAAACGCCAAGTTGAGACGCTCAGCGAACAAGACAAGCGCTTAGAAAAGCTGTTTTTGGGCTTGAGGTGCGTGCTGGGGGTTGAGCTTAGTTTCTTAGATAAAAATAAAGTAAAGTTTTTGATTGAAGAAAATAAGGCTTTCATTAAAAATAACCGCTTGATAGCGAGCGATTTTTTCATGGCCGATGAAATGGCTTTGTGGCTGTTATGA
- the crcB gene encoding fluoride efflux transporter CrcB, which produces MNLVFLWAALGGAIGSSLRYFVGKVMPSKFLMFESFPLGTFSVNLIGCFVIGFMGHLAAKKVFGDDFGIFFVTGVLGGFTTFSSYGLDALKLLQKSQYLEAISYVLGTNLLGLIGVAIGWFLAKNFVGIH; this is translated from the coding sequence ATGAATCTTGTCTTTTTATGGGCCGCTTTAGGGGGGGCTATAGGGAGTTCGTTAAGGTATTTTGTGGGCAAAGTGATGCCCAGTAAATTTTTAATGTTTGAAAGTTTCCCTTTAGGGACTTTTAGCGTGAACCTCATAGGGTGTTTTGTCATCGGCTTTATGGGGCATTTGGCCGCTAAAAAAGTTTTTGGTGATGATTTTGGGATTTTCTTTGTAACCGGGGTTTTAGGGGGTTTTACGACCTTTTCTTCTTATGGGTTAGACGCTTTAAAACTCTTGCAAAAATCCCAATACCTTGAAGCCATTTCTTATGTCTTAGGCACTAACCTTTTAGGGCTTATTGGGGTGGCTATCGGTTGGTTTTTGGCTAAAAATTTTGTAGGCATTCATTAA
- a CDS encoding uroporphyrinogen-III synthase: MGEIVWVHSQRIAPYKTLILNELRYYPLELDPTPFNALVFTSKNAVFSLLETLNNSPKLKTLQNIPAYALSEPTAKTLQDHHFKVAFIGKKAHGKEFAQEILPLLKGKSVLYLRAKEIASSLDTILLEHGIDFKQAVVYENKLKHLTLSEQNALKPKEKSVLIFTAISHAKAFLHYFEFLENYTAISIGNTTALYLQEQGIPSYIAKKPSLEACLELALSLRVKEY, from the coding sequence ATGGGGGAGATTGTATGGGTGCATTCTCAAAGAATCGCCCCTTATAAGACTCTCATTTTAAACGAATTGCGCTACTATCCCTTAGAATTAGATCCAACCCCTTTTAACGCTCTTGTTTTCACTTCTAAAAATGCGGTGTTTTCCTTGCTAGAAACCCTAAACAACAGCCCCAAACTCAAAACGTTACAAAACATTCCTGCTTACGCTTTGAGCGAACCCACCGCAAAAACTCTACAAGATCACCATTTTAAAGTCGCCTTTATAGGGAAAAAAGCCCATGGTAAAGAGTTTGCTCAAGAAATCCTTCCTTTATTGAAAGGAAAAAGCGTTTTGTATCTCAGGGCGAAAGAGATTGCCTCTTCTTTAGACACCATTCTTTTAGAGCATGGCATTGATTTCAAGCAAGCCGTTGTTTATGAAAACAAGCTCAAACATTTGACTTTAAGCGAGCAAAACGCCCTAAAACCCAAAGAAAAGAGCGTTCTTATTTTTACCGCTATAAGCCATGCAAAAGCCTTCTTGCACTATTTTGAATTTTTAGAAAATTACACCGCTATCAGCATTGGCAACACGACCGCTCTTTATTTGCAAGAACAAGGCATTCCAAGCTATATTGCCAAAAAGCCTTCCTTAGAAGCGTGTTTAGAACTGGCTTTGAGTTTGAGAGTTAAGGAATATTAA
- a CDS encoding rhodanese-like domain-containing protein, whose amino-acid sequence MLEDYAISLEEVNFNDFIVVDVRELDEYEELHLPNATLISVNDQEKLADFLSKHKDKKVLLHCRAGRRALDAAKSMHELGYTPYYLEGNVYDFEKYGFRMVYDDTCDKKN is encoded by the coding sequence ATGCTTGAAGATTATGCAATCAGTTTGGAAGAAGTCAATTTCAATGATTTTATCGTCGTAGATGTGCGCGAATTGGACGAATATGAAGAATTGCATTTGCCTAACGCTACGCTCATTAGCGTCAATGACCAAGAAAAGCTCGCTGATTTTTTATCTAAGCACAAAGATAAAAAAGTGTTGCTCCATTGCAGGGCTGGCCGCAGGGCTTTAGATGCGGCTAAAAGCATGCATGAATTAGGCTATACGCCCTATTATTTAGAGGGCAATGTCTATGATTTTGAAAAATACGGCTTTAGAATGGTCTATGATGACACTTGCGATAAAAAAAACTAG
- a CDS encoding di-trans,poly-cis-decaprenylcistransferase gives MDNTLKHLAIIMDGNGRWAKLKNKARAYGHKKGVKTLKDITIWCANHKLECLTLYAFSTENWKRPKSEVDFLMKMLKKYLKDERSTYLDNNIRFRAIGDLEGFSKELRDTILQLENDTRHFKDFTQVLALNYGSKNELSRAFKSLLESPPSNISLLESLENEISNRLDTRNLPEVDLLLRTGGEMRLSNFLLWQSSYAELFFTPILWPDFTPKDLENIISDFYKRVRKFGELKC, from the coding sequence TTGGATAACACTCTCAAACATCTTGCCATTATTATGGATGGTAATGGCAGGTGGGCTAAATTAAAGAATAAAGCTAGGGCTTATGGGCATAAAAAGGGCGTAAAAACCCTTAAAGACATCACGATCTGGTGCGCTAACCATAAGCTAGAATGCTTGACTTTATACGCTTTTTCTACAGAAAATTGGAAACGCCCTAAAAGTGAAGTGGATTTTTTAATGAAGATGCTTAAAAAATACCTTAAAGATGAGCGATCCACTTACTTGGATAATAACATACGCTTTAGGGCGATAGGGGATTTAGAGGGCTTTTCTAAAGAATTGAGAGATACGATCTTGCAGCTTGAAAACGATACCAGGCATTTTAAGGATTTTACGCAAGTTTTAGCCCTTAATTACGGATCTAAAAACGAGCTTTCAAGGGCTTTTAAGAGCTTATTAGAAAGCCCGCCTAGCAATATAAGCCTTTTAGAAAGCTTAGAAAATGAAATTTCTAATCGTTTAGACACGCGCAATTTGCCGGAAGTGGATTTATTGTTACGAACAGGGGGGGAAATGCGCTTGTCTAATTTTTTATTGTGGCAGTCCAGCTATGCGGAATTGTTTTTCACGCCGATTTTATGGCCTGATTTCACCCCTAAAGATTTAGAAAATATCATTAGCGATTTTTACAAAAGAGTGCGCAAATTCGGGGAATTAAAATGCTAG
- a CDS encoding ABC transporter ATP-binding protein, producing the protein MLVEIENLTKTYGSLKALDNINLKLPKQQFIGLLGPNGAGKTTLLKILAGLNLNYQGEVKILNQKIGIETKKSVAFLSDGDFLDPKLTPLKAIAFYKDFFSDFDSSKALDLLKRFSVPLKREFKALSKGMREKLQLILTLSRNASLYLFDEPVAGIDPIAREEIFELIAKEFSQNASLLVSTHLVVDVEKYLDSAIFLKEAKVVAFGGVGELKKGYSSLEAAYKERLK; encoded by the coding sequence ATGCTAGTAGAAATAGAGAATTTGACTAAAACCTATGGGAGTTTAAAAGCGTTAGACAATATCAATTTGAAACTACCCAAACAGCAATTTATAGGGCTTTTAGGCCCTAATGGGGCGGGTAAAACCACTCTGTTAAAGATTTTAGCCGGATTGAATTTGAACTATCAAGGGGAAGTGAAAATTTTAAATCAAAAGATCGGCATAGAGACGAAAAAAAGCGTGGCGTTTTTAAGCGATGGCGATTTTTTAGATCCTAAATTAACGCCTTTAAAAGCGATCGCTTTTTATAAGGATTTTTTCAGCGATTTTGATTCATCAAAAGCCCTAGATTTACTCAAACGCTTCAGCGTGCCTTTAAAAAGAGAGTTCAAAGCCCTTTCAAAAGGCATGAGGGAAAAATTACAGCTGATCTTAACCCTATCACGAAACGCTTCTTTGTATCTTTTTGATGAGCCGGTGGCCGGGATTGATCCTATCGCAAGAGAAGAGATTTTTGAACTCATCGCTAAGGAATTTAGCCAAAACGCAAGCTTGTTAGTCTCTACGCATTTGGTGGTGGATGTGGAAAAGTATTTAGACAGCGCGATTTTTTTAAAAGAAGCTAAAGTAGTGGCTTTTGGGGGTGTGGGAGAATTGAAAAAAGGGTATAGCAGTTTGGAAGCGGCGTATAAAGAAAGGTTGAAATAG